In a genomic window of Streptomyces noursei ATCC 11455:
- a CDS encoding relaxase/mobilization nuclease domain-containing protein translates to MVPKIRRGSRTHGLLVYLYGPGKRDEHIDPHLVGSWDGFAPDPGRDTSPDPDPKVPLARLAAALDLRVKQAGTKAPAEHVWHCSVRTDPGDRTLTDAEWNTVARRLVHAVNLAPEGDPDGCRWVAVRHADDHIHILATMVRGDLRRPRMNYDFKKAQAECRRIEDEMGLRRLKPGDGTGAKTPTSAERFKAERTGRPEAPRETLREAVRQAIAGAASEEEFFTRLRDAGLRVKIRNAPSGDAIGYNVALPGDRNRDGQPIWFPGSKLAPDLSLPKIRRRLAEGTVDEAMPPGAASGRPDWSPPARGRRAAAGIAERAAILLDSDDDEAAAQLVGVGELLDAVAQTSLAATRAELSAAARSFERATRSHVRAERADTRAIRSAARGIIQAGGALGRGEDGGTTAMLVSTLVLVALAAARWHSARGHAQQAEASRQTAEHLRAAYRQAATAPMQALHEHGRALPDAERRAYETTIRAVLPASGLPADASTNTDALAATLAQAEQAGHDPKVLLQEAIDMRELDTADDVNDVLVWRLRRLAQLPAHPGDAARRPQAGTGRVKNVPTRSGIRTAPSTATRPAAPDPRNRPPRR, encoded by the coding sequence ATGGTTCCCAAGATCCGACGCGGCTCACGCACCCACGGCCTGCTCGTCTATCTGTACGGCCCCGGCAAGCGCGACGAGCACATTGACCCCCACCTCGTCGGGAGCTGGGACGGCTTCGCACCCGACCCCGGCCGCGACACCAGCCCCGACCCCGACCCCAAGGTCCCCCTGGCCCGGCTCGCCGCCGCCTTGGACCTGCGGGTCAAGCAGGCCGGCACCAAGGCCCCGGCCGAGCATGTCTGGCACTGCTCGGTCCGCACCGACCCCGGCGACCGGACCCTGACCGACGCCGAGTGGAACACCGTCGCCCGCCGCCTGGTTCACGCCGTCAACCTCGCCCCCGAAGGCGATCCGGACGGCTGCCGCTGGGTCGCGGTGCGCCACGCCGACGACCACATCCACATCCTGGCCACCATGGTCCGAGGCGACCTGCGCCGCCCCCGGATGAACTACGACTTCAAGAAGGCCCAGGCCGAATGCCGCCGCATCGAAGACGAGATGGGCCTGCGCCGGCTCAAGCCCGGCGACGGCACCGGAGCCAAGACTCCCACCAGCGCCGAGCGCTTCAAGGCCGAGCGCACCGGCCGCCCCGAGGCTCCGCGCGAGACACTCCGCGAAGCCGTCCGCCAAGCCATCGCCGGAGCCGCCAGCGAAGAGGAGTTCTTCACCCGGCTGCGCGACGCGGGCCTGCGCGTCAAGATCCGGAACGCCCCGTCCGGCGATGCCATCGGCTACAACGTCGCACTGCCCGGCGACCGCAACCGCGACGGCCAGCCGATCTGGTTTCCCGGCTCCAAGCTGGCCCCTGACCTCTCCCTGCCGAAGATCCGTCGTCGCCTGGCCGAAGGGACTGTCGACGAGGCTATGCCTCCGGGCGCCGCCAGCGGCCGACCGGACTGGTCGCCGCCCGCCCGGGGACGACGCGCCGCCGCTGGGATCGCCGAGCGCGCCGCGATCCTGCTGGACAGCGACGACGACGAAGCCGCAGCCCAACTCGTCGGGGTTGGCGAACTCCTGGACGCGGTCGCCCAGACCTCCCTGGCCGCCACCCGCGCCGAGCTGAGTGCCGCCGCCCGATCCTTCGAACGCGCCACCCGCAGCCACGTCCGTGCCGAACGCGCCGACACCCGGGCAATCCGCTCGGCGGCCCGGGGCATCATCCAGGCCGGCGGCGCGCTCGGCCGGGGCGAGGACGGCGGCACCACCGCCATGCTGGTCTCCACTTTGGTCCTCGTCGCCCTGGCCGCCGCCCGTTGGCACTCCGCCCGCGGTCACGCCCAGCAGGCCGAAGCCTCCCGTCAGACCGCCGAACACCTGCGAGCCGCCTACCGCCAGGCCGCCACCGCACCCATGCAAGCCCTGCACGAACACGGCCGCGCCCTGCCCGATGCCGAGCGCCGTGCGTACGAGACCACCATCCGCGCAGTCCTTCCCGCCAGCGGGCTTCCTGCCGACGCCTCGACGAACACCGACGCCCTCGCCGCCACGCTGGCCCAGGCCGAACAAGCAGGCCACGACCCCAAGGTCCTGCTCCAGGAGGCCATTGACATGCGCGAACTCGACACCGCCGACGACGTGAACGACGTCCTGGTCTGGCGACTGCGCCGACTCGCCCAGCTCCCCGCGCACCCCGGCGATGCGGCCCGCCGCCCGCAGGCCGGCACCGGCCGCGTCAAGAATGTGCCCACTCGGTCCGGCATCCGGACCGCACCTTCGACAGCGACACGTCCCGCCGCTCCGGACCCGCGCAATCGCCCGCCGCGCCGTTGA
- a CDS encoding helix-turn-helix transcriptional regulator, which produces MRAVRRVAEISQSDVASALGVADSTVAGWELGTSVPDQEKLPALAGVLKKPLDELFPRDGLPDLTDLRCDAGLYRYEMAAVIGTKSDGPVAGAENGIRRLKDRYLPGLAEAYRVTVDEVKRAQERSLAKARGEEVEGEAAAVAAAQKPPRTIAEKITFLLERSYPKGTAPGDAEIAKAVNAYAGSEVTTADKVEALRMGTGEAGAPTPVILEGLAHFLGVSRLYFEPDDAVARQVYEGLRLLSAAKQGKVGRVRARGLGAEGLPADVLALLNDLATEFEKKAAPDTNE; this is translated from the coding sequence ATGCGCGCGGTACGTCGAGTCGCCGAGATTTCGCAGTCCGACGTGGCATCTGCCCTCGGTGTTGCAGACTCGACGGTGGCAGGGTGGGAGCTGGGCACAAGCGTCCCGGACCAGGAGAAGTTGCCCGCCCTCGCCGGGGTGCTCAAGAAGCCATTGGACGAGCTGTTCCCCCGCGACGGTTTGCCTGACCTCACCGACCTGCGATGCGACGCTGGCCTCTACCGGTACGAGATGGCGGCGGTCATCGGCACCAAAAGCGACGGTCCAGTGGCCGGTGCAGAGAACGGCATCCGGCGCCTGAAGGACAGGTACCTGCCTGGCCTGGCGGAGGCATATCGCGTCACCGTGGACGAGGTGAAGCGAGCACAGGAACGGTCGCTGGCGAAGGCTCGCGGCGAAGAGGTGGAGGGCGAGGCTGCCGCCGTCGCAGCGGCCCAAAAGCCGCCCCGAACGATCGCTGAGAAAATCACCTTCCTCCTGGAACGCTCATACCCCAAGGGGACAGCACCAGGAGACGCAGAGATCGCTAAAGCCGTGAACGCCTACGCCGGGTCGGAGGTCACCACGGCCGACAAGGTCGAGGCCCTTCGAATGGGCACCGGCGAAGCCGGGGCCCCCACCCCGGTCATCTTGGAAGGTCTCGCCCACTTCTTGGGCGTCTCGCGACTGTATTTCGAGCCGGACGACGCTGTGGCCCGGCAGGTCTACGAAGGGCTTCGCCTGTTGTCGGCGGCCAAGCAGGGAAAGGTGGGTCGCGTCCGGGCTCGCGGCCTCGGCGCGGAGGGGTTGCCAGCCGACGTCCTGGCACTCCTGAACGACCTCGCAACCGAGTTCGAAAAGAAGGCCGCGCCCGACACCAACGAATAG
- a CDS encoding transcriptional regulator yields the protein MLAMPSGTPACPDTDRQHRLAAQLADMIPGAATIRVSLNDPRQAWPHPHAIVKDGGGETMELGRTTARVAARWVLRVWPEADWTRPHTFDLASATLTRGDLIAAGRGC from the coding sequence ATGCTCGCCATGCCGAGCGGAACCCCGGCCTGCCCGGACACTGATCGCCAGCACCGCCTCGCCGCCCAGCTCGCCGACATGATTCCGGGCGCGGCCACCATCAGGGTCAGCCTCAACGACCCGAGGCAGGCTTGGCCCCACCCGCACGCCATCGTCAAGGACGGGGGCGGGGAGACCATGGAGCTGGGCCGGACGACCGCCAGGGTCGCAGCCCGCTGGGTCCTGCGGGTCTGGCCGGAGGCGGACTGGACACGGCCGCACACCTTCGACCTTGCCAGCGCGACCCTCACCCGCGGTGACCTGATAGCCGCCGGTCGGGGCTGCTGA
- a CDS encoding WhiB family transcriptional regulator, translating to MTTTTISPARHRSLGDHTWQDQAVCQSTEYNPVDPEIFFPEPDETAKITAAKSLCGQCPVRRTCLDAALEGGDTHGIRGGMTEEEREPLHEKLANRLDYSRVNATVAGRDVHLTKAERRAVVLAAFRHGLTEQRLAWLLKISEEHAQKLYRELRRAIRNRDLNQTTKTATTPGTDGKRLGRDDFGTAA from the coding sequence ATGACCACCACGACGATCAGCCCTGCCCGCCACCGGTCGCTCGGCGACCACACCTGGCAGGACCAGGCCGTCTGCCAGAGCACCGAGTACAACCCGGTGGACCCCGAAATCTTCTTCCCCGAGCCGGACGAGACCGCCAAGATCACCGCCGCCAAGTCGCTCTGCGGCCAGTGCCCGGTCCGCCGCACCTGCCTGGACGCAGCCCTCGAAGGCGGCGACACCCACGGCATCCGGGGCGGGATGACCGAGGAGGAGCGCGAGCCGCTGCACGAGAAGCTCGCCAACCGCCTCGACTACAGCCGCGTCAACGCCACCGTCGCCGGGCGCGACGTCCACCTCACCAAGGCCGAGCGGCGCGCGGTCGTCCTGGCCGCCTTCCGACACGGCCTCACCGAGCAGCGCCTGGCCTGGCTTCTGAAGATCAGCGAGGAGCACGCCCAGAAGCTGTACCGCGAGCTCCGTCGCGCCATCCGCAACCGAGACCTGAACCAGACCACGAAGACCGCCACGACTCCCGGGACCGACGGTAAGCGCCTGGGCCGCGACGACTTCGGGACGGCGGCGTGA
- a CDS encoding DUF2637 domain-containing protein, translating to MNIASASKAAHITGWDRAVVIALGGAGCALSYDALQQMAVAIHVRGFLTYLFPLVIDGFIAYGIRALVVLRNAPLRARLYVWTLFGTATAASIWANALHAVRLNEENASATGLRLGDTVVAVLSTIAPLALAGAVHLYILIARGLVKGGDRSDRDDLGQAGHLGQAGQPERIPVTRTDRAGQSQPQPGQVSAGEPVSALTNRPRPSLDKRHPGTRTLTGDSAPADATRPDTGHHDGEPKAADLAGQPDTLPAVSDRQAGTEPVTGHPHSVPPVTDPGTRTAGDRRPDPDTEELLEIARSAVRAEDKLTRKVVAQAIRGQQIPLSSDTLTALMVQLREQHGQPVTSSRN from the coding sequence GTGAACATCGCGAGCGCGTCGAAGGCGGCGCACATCACCGGCTGGGACCGCGCGGTCGTCATCGCCCTCGGCGGTGCCGGATGCGCCTTGTCCTACGACGCCCTGCAGCAGATGGCCGTCGCCATCCACGTCCGCGGCTTCCTGACCTACCTCTTCCCCCTGGTGATCGACGGGTTCATCGCCTACGGGATACGGGCCCTGGTGGTGCTCCGCAATGCGCCACTGCGCGCCAGGCTCTACGTCTGGACGCTCTTCGGCACGGCCACCGCTGCCAGTATCTGGGCCAACGCGCTGCACGCGGTCAGGCTCAACGAGGAGAACGCCTCGGCTACCGGGCTGCGGCTCGGCGACACGGTGGTTGCCGTGCTCTCCACCATCGCCCCGCTCGCCCTGGCCGGAGCGGTCCACCTGTACATCCTCATCGCCCGGGGGCTGGTCAAGGGCGGTGACCGAAGTGACCGCGATGACCTCGGTCAGGCCGGTCACCTCGGTCAGGCCGGTCAGCCCGAGCGCATCCCGGTCACTCGGACTGACCGGGCCGGTCAGTCCCAGCCCCAGCCCGGTCAGGTCAGCGCCGGGGAGCCGGTCAGCGCCCTGACCAACCGGCCCCGGCCCTCTCTGGACAAGCGCCACCCGGGCACCCGGACACTGACCGGGGACAGCGCCCCGGCGGACGCCACCCGCCCGGACACCGGTCACCACGACGGGGAGCCCAAAGCCGCTGACCTGGCCGGACAGCCGGACACCCTCCCGGCGGTCAGTGACCGACAGGCCGGCACCGAGCCCGTCACCGGTCACCCGCACAGCGTCCCGCCGGTCACTGACCCGGGCACCCGGACGGCCGGTGACCGGCGACCTGACCCGGACACCGAGGAGCTGCTGGAGATCGCCCGGTCAGCGGTCAGGGCCGAGGACAAGCTGACCCGCAAGGTGGTCGCCCAGGCGATCCGAGGTCAGCAGATCCCGCTGTCCAGCGACACGCTGACCGCCCTGATGGTCCAGCTCCGCGAGCAGCACGGACAGCCGGTCACCTCCTCCCGGAACTGA
- a CDS encoding DUF6236 family protein translates to MQRIGLYYPYVHFRDERWIKAAALYWPGLARVVPPGFPVTDPDLVKALRYELDFVTDVDPREAAAAVAPTFLKAVEDHGGELRQRFLATADTRPFRAYQGNEPELLMGQRIVNAEPTAPDDLRTLPRDERPLAGLYPHEVDPRLADALRGAGLAVPAMRSRIARFADVTWLAMDPVLAWIYKCVLTEELARRTRYAPITDQVAAHSATDGWDSDRIAAAMLGEPPRPAGTDETTRLGLMAVQCVLPDDLRSVPVAKIIQLRRDHRAEFHAFTQAVDKAAADLREQVDGIEDRAAFEQHLRLKFDESIALPLENLRKAMSGLGLKTFYSALNYKFELPALAAAASGWAGNVPIAAGSLAVAAATLRQATVEARDAQLSGSPVSYLLRVERNLKPTTLVRRVARTLGRAAGSAI, encoded by the coding sequence GTGCAGCGGATCGGCCTTTACTACCCGTACGTGCACTTCCGTGATGAGCGGTGGATCAAGGCCGCCGCCCTTTACTGGCCGGGCCTTGCCCGAGTAGTCCCCCCTGGGTTTCCTGTCACCGACCCGGACTTGGTCAAGGCCCTGCGCTACGAGCTGGACTTCGTCACCGACGTGGACCCCAGGGAAGCCGCAGCCGCTGTCGCCCCCACCTTCCTGAAGGCTGTCGAGGATCACGGCGGCGAACTGAGGCAGCGATTTCTGGCAACTGCTGACACCCGACCGTTCCGCGCGTATCAGGGGAACGAACCTGAGCTGTTGATGGGACAGCGCATCGTCAACGCGGAGCCGACCGCACCTGACGACCTGCGAACGCTTCCGCGCGACGAACGCCCCCTCGCCGGCCTGTACCCGCACGAAGTAGACCCACGGCTTGCGGATGCTCTTCGCGGTGCCGGTCTCGCTGTACCGGCCATGCGGTCGCGCATTGCCAGATTCGCGGACGTGACGTGGCTGGCCATGGACCCGGTCCTGGCCTGGATCTATAAGTGCGTGCTCACCGAGGAGCTCGCCCGCCGTACGAGGTACGCGCCGATCACCGACCAGGTGGCGGCCCACAGCGCCACGGACGGCTGGGACAGCGACCGGATCGCTGCCGCCATGTTGGGCGAGCCGCCCCGACCAGCAGGCACCGACGAGACAACACGACTCGGGCTGATGGCCGTGCAATGCGTGCTCCCGGACGATCTGCGGTCGGTGCCTGTGGCGAAGATCATCCAACTGCGGAGGGATCACCGAGCGGAATTCCATGCCTTTACCCAAGCGGTCGACAAGGCTGCGGCGGATCTACGAGAGCAGGTGGACGGCATCGAAGACCGGGCGGCGTTCGAGCAGCACCTTCGGCTGAAGTTCGACGAGAGCATTGCCCTGCCTCTTGAGAACCTGCGGAAGGCCATGAGCGGCCTCGGCCTCAAAACCTTCTACAGCGCGCTGAACTACAAGTTCGAACTGCCCGCCCTCGCCGCTGCGGCGAGCGGCTGGGCAGGCAACGTGCCGATCGCCGCAGGAAGCCTCGCGGTCGCCGCCGCAACCCTGCGCCAAGCCACGGTGGAGGCCCGCGATGCTCAGCTCAGTGGCTCTCCGGTCAGCTACCTGCTCAGAGTGGAACGGAACCTGAAGCCGACCACACTGGTGCGGCGAGTCGCGCGAACGCTTGGCCGCGCTGCGGGCTCCGCAATCTAG
- a CDS encoding ATP-binding protein — translation MRTRTRDPQTLGSEGTLDRMARILAARNIAPVTAAALADEPEPFSPLDAMSAGMPPRYKVAVADHPQVLAWARDVAQQAVAPSLGARRQVTTGPSLLMAGVVGAGKTHQAYGAVRQLVESGVGVRWRATTAADLYADLRPRPGVDSERELAAVSRCPLLIIDDLGAAKASEWVEEVTYRLINRRYNHMLPTLVTTNLAIKDLRAYLGDRVTSRLAQMTTRVEFEPVDRRRHRTAA, via the coding sequence ATGCGCACCCGTACCCGCGACCCGCAGACCCTCGGCAGCGAGGGCACCCTGGACCGGATGGCCCGGATCCTGGCCGCCCGCAACATCGCTCCAGTCACCGCCGCCGCGTTGGCCGACGAGCCCGAGCCCTTCTCTCCGCTGGACGCCATGTCGGCTGGGATGCCCCCGCGCTACAAGGTCGCGGTGGCCGACCACCCGCAGGTCCTGGCCTGGGCCCGGGACGTCGCCCAGCAGGCCGTCGCCCCCAGCCTGGGAGCCCGGCGACAGGTCACCACGGGCCCGAGCCTGCTGATGGCCGGTGTGGTCGGCGCCGGTAAGACACACCAGGCGTACGGCGCGGTCCGACAGCTGGTGGAGAGCGGCGTCGGCGTGCGCTGGCGCGCGACGACCGCCGCCGACCTGTACGCGGATCTCCGCCCCCGGCCTGGGGTGGACAGCGAGCGGGAGCTGGCGGCCGTCAGCCGGTGCCCGCTGCTGATCATTGACGACCTCGGTGCGGCCAAGGCGTCCGAGTGGGTCGAGGAAGTGACGTACCGGCTGATCAACCGCCGGTACAACCACATGCTCCCGACCCTGGTCACCACCAACCTGGCGATCAAGGACCTCCGGGCTTACCTCGGCGACCGCGTCACCAGCAGGCTCGCGCAGATGACCACCCGGGTCGAGTTCGAGCCGGTCGACCGCAGACGCCACCGCACCGCCGCCTGA
- a CDS encoding amidohydrolase family protein — translation MLITAGRVLTGTAGGWIADGAVLIRGGTIIAAGRRAEVESQAQPGEAQMAFPHSTVLPGLIDAHIHLCFDGGTDPVATLRDRDDDALLGDMTSRAEQLLSTGVTTARDLGDGSGLALQLADAIAHGSAVGPRLICAGRPLTTKGGHCWFLGGEVDGKDEIRDLIQRNIAAGAKVIKVMATGGGLTKGGPASWETQFTPEELAFVVQEAHQAGLPVAAHAHGADGIAAAVAAGVDTIEHCTWMTRDGFEVREEVLAQIIDKGIFVSRTVSPQWPMLPKIFGPERAEALVAMARQVTESGVSQIAGTDAGVGRAGFDGLASSLGFHRHLGLPNSRIIEMATVDAARALGLGEVTGRIAPGYSADLLIVDGDPLLDLDALKEVRAVFASGLRHEPNAAAE, via the coding sequence GTGCTGATCACCGCTGGACGAGTCCTCACCGGCACCGCGGGCGGGTGGATTGCAGACGGTGCCGTCCTCATCCGGGGTGGCACGATCATCGCTGCGGGTCGGCGGGCAGAGGTGGAATCCCAAGCTCAGCCCGGCGAGGCCCAGATGGCCTTTCCCCATTCCACGGTGCTGCCCGGCCTGATCGACGCACATATCCACCTCTGCTTCGACGGCGGGACCGACCCGGTCGCCACGCTGCGCGATCGGGACGACGACGCTCTCCTGGGCGACATGACGAGCCGGGCCGAGCAGCTGCTGAGCACCGGTGTGACCACCGCACGCGATCTGGGCGACGGAAGCGGCCTCGCGCTGCAGCTGGCCGACGCCATCGCGCACGGTTCCGCCGTGGGCCCGCGGCTGATCTGCGCGGGACGTCCGCTGACCACCAAGGGCGGGCACTGCTGGTTCCTCGGCGGTGAAGTCGACGGGAAGGACGAGATCCGCGACCTCATCCAGCGCAACATCGCAGCCGGCGCGAAGGTCATCAAAGTCATGGCGACCGGTGGCGGCCTCACCAAGGGCGGGCCGGCCAGCTGGGAGACACAATTCACCCCGGAAGAACTCGCGTTCGTCGTCCAGGAGGCTCATCAGGCCGGGCTGCCCGTCGCCGCACACGCCCACGGGGCTGACGGCATCGCCGCCGCCGTGGCCGCCGGGGTGGACACCATCGAGCACTGCACGTGGATGACCCGCGACGGTTTCGAGGTGCGCGAGGAGGTGCTGGCCCAGATCATCGACAAGGGCATCTTCGTCTCTCGCACCGTCAGCCCCCAGTGGCCCATGCTGCCCAAAATCTTCGGCCCCGAGCGCGCCGAGGCCCTGGTCGCCATGGCCCGGCAGGTCACGGAATCGGGGGTGAGCCAGATCGCCGGCACGGACGCCGGGGTGGGGCGTGCCGGGTTCGACGGGCTGGCCTCAAGCCTCGGCTTCCACCGACACCTCGGGCTGCCGAACAGCCGGATCATCGAGATGGCGACCGTTGACGCGGCGCGCGCCCTGGGGCTTGGTGAGGTGACGGGTCGGATTGCCCCGGGGTACAGCGCAGACTTGCTCATCGTCGACGGAGACCCGCTCTTGGACCTCGACGCGTTGAAGGAAGTCCGGGCTGTCTTCGCCTCCGGCCTGCGCCACGAGCCCAACGCAGCGGCCGAGTAG
- a CDS encoding MAB_1171c family putative transporter has product MVVILVFAALAIAVAWRLFQLLKDPRNPSQRSVCLCLACAFASYLVAAPVGPGFETVAGPGWGKLVQNVLLLAAAYFVMCVYLYAASDERAGRRRARLEGVALAVVVGVISVAALAAPRSALTGSVGTADMTVPQVAAFYVAAGLYLLYALAAASYWTRRYARMSQRPVSTGLWAAAVGLLGGAVVCAVNAVFVIVRWQGGAIPKALTVAVALTLMASLTLVAFGFTFPGVMARLAALRVWREHRRIHRQLEPLWRLLCQAYPHSVLTPPGGAWRDRWRAKGVHRRYHRRVVECRDGLVQISTRLQGRGHEGAIVDLACPEVLAQHLRAAVEALANGAPVSDRAVPLAVPENGDRDTDVQQLVALSQALRSGARSGRETGC; this is encoded by the coding sequence ATGGTGGTCATCTTGGTCTTCGCCGCCTTGGCCATCGCCGTCGCCTGGAGGCTGTTCCAGCTGCTGAAGGACCCGCGCAACCCCTCGCAGCGCAGCGTGTGCTTGTGCTTGGCGTGTGCTTTTGCGTCCTATCTCGTCGCCGCGCCGGTCGGGCCCGGCTTCGAGACGGTCGCGGGGCCGGGGTGGGGCAAGCTGGTGCAGAATGTGCTGCTTCTCGCAGCGGCGTACTTCGTGATGTGTGTCTACCTGTACGCGGCGTCGGACGAGCGCGCGGGCAGGCGTCGGGCGCGGCTTGAGGGCGTGGCCCTGGCTGTGGTCGTCGGCGTGATCAGCGTCGCGGCCCTGGCCGCCCCCCGGTCCGCTCTGACCGGCAGCGTGGGGACGGCGGACATGACCGTTCCCCAGGTCGCCGCGTTCTACGTCGCGGCCGGCCTGTACTTGCTCTACGCGCTGGCTGCGGCCTCCTACTGGACTCGGCGGTATGCGCGGATGTCCCAGCGTCCGGTGTCCACGGGGCTGTGGGCGGCGGCTGTGGGGCTGCTCGGTGGTGCCGTCGTGTGCGCGGTGAACGCGGTCTTCGTGATCGTCCGCTGGCAGGGTGGTGCCATACCCAAGGCGCTGACTGTCGCTGTGGCGCTGACGTTGATGGCTTCGCTCACGCTGGTCGCCTTCGGCTTCACCTTTCCGGGCGTGATGGCGCGGCTGGCGGCCTTGCGGGTATGGCGTGAGCACCGCCGCATCCACCGTCAGCTGGAGCCGCTGTGGCGGCTGCTGTGCCAGGCATATCCCCACAGTGTCCTGACGCCCCCGGGTGGCGCATGGCGTGACCGCTGGAGGGCAAAGGGCGTACATCGCCGCTACCACCGCCGAGTGGTGGAATGTCGTGACGGCCTGGTGCAGATCAGTACGCGCCTCCAGGGCCGCGGGCACGAGGGCGCCATCGTGGACTTGGCCTGCCCCGAGGTTCTGGCCCAGCATCTGCGAGCCGCCGTGGAAGCCCTCGCGAACGGCGCACCGGTCTCGGACCGGGCGGTCCCGCTGGCCGTGCCGGAGAACGGCGATCGGGACACTGATGTACAGCAGCTGGTCGCGCTGTCGCAGGCGTTGCGCAGCGGAGCCAGGAGCGGAAGGGAGACAGGGTGCTGA
- a CDS encoding MobC family plasmid mobilization relaxosome protein, producing the protein MNANDPEVTTPGPQRDLNTAPGGASCRIRRSYGPSHALASAQESGGSPAGPRARAHRDQPDSRHQGAPVAEGEADNRAPREQPSPSQPAFPDRKPRRRTRNPSERTHKTTTRLSEAEKTEITAAAKQRAVTVARFLAAAGLAAARGSTTVHANEQLDAAIDELAALRTALSRIGNNINQIAYVYNAGGQPRPGELDHALTTLTRLLARIDDTADTLVKKRL; encoded by the coding sequence GTGAACGCCAACGACCCGGAGGTCACCACGCCCGGACCGCAGCGTGACCTCAACACAGCTCCTGGCGGAGCAAGTTGTCGCATACGACGGTCCTACGGCCCGTCGCACGCACTTGCCTCCGCCCAGGAGAGCGGAGGAAGTCCGGCTGGTCCCCGAGCGAGGGCGCACAGGGACCAGCCGGACTCCCGGCACCAGGGGGCGCCGGTCGCAGAGGGAGAAGCAGACAACCGCGCCCCGCGCGAGCAGCCGAGCCCCAGCCAGCCAGCGTTCCCCGACCGCAAACCGCGCCGGCGCACCCGCAACCCCAGCGAGCGCACGCACAAGACGACCACCCGCCTCTCCGAGGCCGAGAAGACCGAGATCACCGCCGCCGCCAAGCAGCGCGCCGTCACCGTCGCCCGATTCCTCGCCGCCGCCGGCCTCGCCGCCGCCCGCGGTTCGACCACAGTGCACGCCAACGAACAGCTCGACGCCGCCATTGACGAGCTGGCCGCCCTGCGCACCGCCCTCTCCCGCATCGGCAACAACATCAACCAGATCGCCTACGTCTACAACGCCGGAGGACAGCCCCGCCCCGGCGAACTCGACCACGCCCTCACGACCTTGACCCGCCTCCTCGCGCGTATCGACGACACGGCCGACACCCTGGTGAAGAAGCGACTTTGA